In Telopea speciosissima isolate NSW1024214 ecotype Mountain lineage unplaced genomic scaffold, Tspe_v1 Tspe_v1.0027, whole genome shotgun sequence, one genomic interval encodes:
- the LOC122647340 gene encoding uncharacterized protein LOC122647340 gives MAGKPLAPANGLPPLLSSRGREGGGNVSGSGEGGDGAAALGDLGGGEWPVLCGSVGGADVLGLDDSVVQGEGNGGRLLHVGGPSAVGENILVLDDPLEEGAGSGVLLQQQEGSSIGAYEKTRKNVGVPCLEEDKVKVLEGGPWYVQRRPLILRPWSLKVCLERVDLCSVPVWVSLPNLPFHYWSVDALSSIGSVIGKPIVTDKMTRSMERLSYARLCVEVSADRDLPFSVPVYGDDDSNMNKSRSKKEWRVKGVARNNGGAMGGSNGNGQQVHNDEVGDEQPDSGAGANTKGLDSVSLISIKNKGNGSFKSAGNHPKIRELSQSNPFAILEDLTEEVHYDPEDLMLDSESCAILLGKELLEGADFEEDIQPNPLAIIPKEKDGVIGEICGENPIYNGNHVSMELAKAKSVEDIREATDSAEVAPNHSMRQTPIQIQRNGAAHMEGDNLLEDSILSNEKESAPMKSLTNFDKLRKQSAEIRAAQGQMGKGWDPNFYDVVLVQKSKQFIHAKVSIVGTSVFFFCTVVYALNSMVARKELWEDVGAIASAIINPWAVLGDLNVIRSNNEKIGGDPVRIEAMDDFNSFIDGAGLLDLKWKGETLTWNNRQVGDARICCKLDRVLVNLAWKDVFRSSDATFYPPRLSDHSPMVVAVGWEQPMNLALNPILKFAARLRNVKKGLRSWNKECVGDVFLVVKEAEADLFQIQRQLSEHPDDPNLVLMETQAKKKLWEALATEEKFLKEKSRVKHIQLGDGNNSFFYKSRGLSQAHQESLTRRISNKEIMEVVFVFKNSKAPGPDGFGAAFYKHSWEIVGEDLTLAVKWFFMKSYLPSSVNATFICLIPKTGDVTSFAGYRPIALCNLFYKIITKVLSNRLQGVIGQVVNDCHAFIKGREASAVDLSPSGVLYLLVKNLWFAWCSQDKAGVYVLEFSMGWPISSS, from the exons ATGGCCGGCAAGCCATTAGCTCCGGCTAATGGTCTTCCCCCTCTTCTCAGTTCGAGAGGGAGGGAAGGTGGGGGGAATGTGAGTGGTTCGGGTGAGGGTGGTGATGGAGCGGCTGCCCTTGGTGATTTGGGGGGTGGTGAGTGGCCTGTTCTTTGTGGTTCTGTAGGTGGTGCTGATGTTTTGGGCTTGGATGATTCGGTGGTGCAAGGTGAAGGCAATGGTGGTAGGCTGCTGCATGTTGGAGGTCCTTCGGCTGTGGGGGAAAATATTCTTGTTTTGGATGATCCGTTGGAGGAGGGTGCTGGTTCTGGAGTTCTTTTACAGCAACAGGAAGGTTCTTCAATTGGTGCATAtgagaagacaaggaagaaTGTTGGTGTTCCATG TCTTGAAGAGGATAaagttaaagttcttgaaggggggccgTGGTATGTGCAGAGGAGACCATTGATTTTGCGCCCTTGGAGCCTGAAGGTGTGCTTGGAAAGAGTTGATTTATGCTCAGTACCGGTTTGGGTGTCCCTTCCAAATCTTCCGTTTCATTACTGGTCTGTTGATGCATTGAGTTCGATTGGGAGTGTGATTGGGAAGCCTATTGTCACCGATAAAATGACCCGGTCTATGGAGAGGCTGTCTTATGCCCGATTATGTGTGGAAGTTTCTGCAGATAGGGATCTTCCCTTTTCTGTTCCAGTCTATGGAGATGACG ACTCAAATATGAATAAGTCACGGTCTAAGAAGGAATGGCGAGTGAAAGGTGTTGCCAGAAATAATGGAGGTGCCATGGGTGGCAGCAATGGAAACGGGCAGCAGGTTCATAATGATGAAGTAGGAGATGAACAGCCGGATAGTGGAGCTGGTGCAAATACAAAGGGATTGGATTCGGTTTCCTTAATTTCTATCAAGAATAAAGGGAATGGGAGTTTCAAATCGGCAGGGAATCATCCGAAGATCAGGGAGCTGTCTCAATCTAATCCTTTTGCCATTTTGGAAGATCTTACGGAGGAGGTGCATTATGATCCTGAAGATTTAATGCTGGATTCGGAATCATGTGCTATTTTATTAGGGAAAGAATTACTTGAGGGAGCAGATTTTGAGGAGGATATTCAACCCAATCCGTTAGCAATTATTCCTAAGGAGAAAGATGGAGTCATTGGAGAGATTTGTGGGGAGAATCCAATCTATAATGGTAACCATGTTAGTATGGAGCTGGCTAAGGCAAAATCCGTGGAAGATATTAGAGAAGCAACAGATTCTGCTGAGGTGGCGCCTAATCATTCGATGAGACAAActccaattcaaattcaaaggaaTGGTGCGGCCCATATGGAAGGAGATAACTTATTGGAGGATTCTATTCTATCAAATGAGAAGGAGTCAGCCCCTATGAAATCTCTCACTAATTTTGATAAACTTAGAAAGCAATCTGCTGAGATTCGTGCAGCTCAAGGGCAAATGGGGAAAG GTTGGGACCCGAATTTTTATGATGTGGTTTTGGTGCAAAAATCCAAACAGTTCATACATGCTAAGGTGTCAATTGTGGGTACCTcggtgtttttcttttgtactgTTGTTTATGCTCTTAATTCTATGGTGGCTAGGAAGGAATTGTGGGAGGATGTTGGGGCTATTGCTAGTGCCATTATTAACCCTTGGGCTGTACTAGGGGATTTAAATGTGATTCGAAGTAACAATGAAAAAATTGGAGGGGACCCTGTTCGGATTGAAGctatggatgattttaattcgTTTATAGACGGTGCTGGGCTTCTAGACTTGAAATGGAAAGGGGAGACTTTGACCTGGAATAATAGACAAGTGGGAGATGCAAGAATTTGTTGCAAGCTTGATAGGGTTCTGGTCAATTTAGCTTGGAAGGATGTGTTTAGATCCTCTGATGCAACCTTTTACCCTCCTAGGCTTTCTGATCATTCTCCAATGGTGGTGGCTGTG GGGTGGGAGCAGCCTATGAATTTGGCTCTTAATCCCATTCTTAAGTTTGCGGCCAGATTGAGGAATGTCAAAAAAGGGTTGAGGAGCTGGAATAAGGAGTGTGTGGGGGATGTTTTTCTTGTAGTAAAGGAGGCTGAGGCTGATTTGTTTCAGATCCAGAGGCAGCTTAGTGAGCACCCTGATGATCCGAATTTGGTGCTGATGGAGACACAGGCTAAAAAGAAACTTTGGGAGGCTTTGGCTACTgaagagaaatttttgaaagaaaagtcaAGGGTGAAACACATTCAgttgggggatggtaataatagcttTTTCTACAAATCT CGTGGTTTGTCTCAAGCTCATCAGGAAAGCCTTACTAGGAGAATctctaataaggagattatggaggttgtgtttgtttttaaGAATTCTAAGGCTCCAGGACCAGATGGTTTTGGAGCAGCCTTTTACAAGCATTCATGGGAGATTGTGGGAGAAGATTTGACTCTGGCTGTAAAGTGGTTTTTCATGAAGTCTTACCTTCCTAGTTCggttaatgctacttttatctGCCTTATCCCTAAGACAGGAGATGTAACCTCATTTGCGGGATATAGGCCtatagccctttgcaatctcttttacaaaatcattaccAAAGTGTTATCCAATAGGCTGCAAGGAGTGATTGGGCAAGTGGTGAATGACTGTCATGCTTTCATCAAGGGCAG GGAGGCTTCAGCTGTTGATCTCAGTCCTTCAGGGGTGTTGTATCTATTGGTCAAGAATCTTTGGTttgcctggtgctctcaagacAAAGCTGGAGTCTATGTTCTCGAATTTTCTATGGGCTGGCCCATCTCTtcatcgtaa